TTCTTGTTCTGCTCTCTTCCATGGTACCATACTGCCAAATTAACTTACTTTgccattacttttatttcttgatcAAATTGTTgtttcagttcttcagtactaATGTCAAccatctaaaaatataaaataatatacaatataatacCATACAATACCCAGAGGCTCCTAAAGCTAGAAGGGATACAAGAGATCATCTGTCAGatcctgcttttttaaaaatatgtaagtcatcattctccccattttataaaCAACTGAGAACTAAAAATATtagtgatttgctcaaggtctCATGGCTGGTTAACCAGAAGGAAGAAAACCATATAACTCATGTAACTACATATACTTCAGTGATTCATTGTgggaacaaaatgaaataataagagATTTTACTGTAtaaacattctgaaaaaaaattcagtgtgttAGAAAACATAAGCAattttgaaggcaaaaagaaaaacaagatgtgCAAAAGTATTTGCAACATATATGACAAAGGgatctttattataaaaaatgcaTTGTATTGATATTTTAGGATAAAcaatagatttaaaatataagatattcTAATAGAAATGTGAACAAAGGGTGcagatgagaatttttaaaatttttattgcaatattttctaaactttatttttaaatgagaaaagaaaataaggaagatatttttataaaattttcttagAATCTTAATGTTTTAATATTGATTCTACATGGAGCACTGTGTAGAATTCAGCTTCTCTATTTTATGAATCTCCCCAAATTATGTGTATAATTGTATGTATGTGAATATAACTACATTCTTGTAGAGATAGTGTCTGTAGCTTTCAACAAAGTTTTAAATGTTAAGAACTGCCAATTTAGAATGATGTTTACTGAGAGAAAATACACAATGAAATAATGTTTCCTAaagattaatttaatatttattattcccTCATAGCTAGttcgtaaagaatccgcctgcaatgcaggaaaccctggtttgattcctgggttgggaagatctcctggagaaggaaaaggcttcccactccagtattctgatctggagaattccatgaactatacagtccatggggtcgcaaggagttggacacgactgagcaactttcactcattcACATACAGCACACTAGGAAACAACTCTTCCTGTAATtttttctcttccagaaaatataaCTTACTGCTGCAAGCTTCTTCACTGCTACAGTCCTGTTGTTCACGTAGCCTTTATACACAACTCCAAACCCTCCTTCTCCCATTTTGTTACCACCAACAGAAATGGGCCGTTCATCAAAGTTATTTGTGACATCCTtcaattcaaaaaatgaaaaactgtgaAAACCTGTAATGTCAATAGAATAATAAAAAGAGTGcttcagtaaaaaagaaattGGTTTTCATAATTCCAGTATTTTCTCAATTTGGATATTTCATACCTATGCAAATATTTAAACTCTAATCACTTactttctttataaaatgatCCTTTCAAACtgcataaatatttacttcttttttttttttcacagcttctGTGGTTGTTCATATGTCCTATTACATCTACTCACCTATAACACTAAAACAATGAAGACACCGCCTAATAAATCAGGAGGAAAACAAGACCACAGAAGAGCTATTGCCagagtaaataaacaaaaggagAGCTTTATTTTAAAGCAGTGATGGTCTCATGACAAACTCACTAGCAGAAAGCATGTCAAATATTACTTACGTGTATCACTAAATTCTAAACTTGTATTTTCTGGACTTGAGGAGTCAGGTAGCACATAGTTTTGTTCAAGATTCTCATCAGATATCACAGATGTCCTGTCTTTGCCACAGAGGGGCTTCGGTTTCTGCTGAACTGCTACTACAGTGACTTTAGAAGGCAGTGTATTAACATTTTTGGGTACAGCATCTAACAAGTGAAATAAGACACAAGTTGTTGTTACATAAGAAGAAGTGTTCATGAAAAAGTTAAATTAGGAAATCAATTTACTTAACATTATTCCAGTTTCTGCCCATTAGCCCCCTATTTTCATAGCACTCATGAGAATTTACCTAGTAAGAATTTGTAAATTTGGATAAGGATGGGCAAGGCAGTGTTTCCAGAAAGTGGCCTGTAAGTCACTTGCAGCAGAAGCACTGAAGTACCTGTTTTAAAACACTGACCTTGAACTTAATTCAAGAATTCTGATAATGAGATCTGGAGTAAAGCCTGGGAAGTTACATGCTTATCAAGaactccaggtgattcttatgcCTTCTGAAGGGTAAGAATTACTGGTGTAAATAGCATCAAAGGGAAAAAGTAGTTGATGGGGAAGGAAGGCAACCAGACACGAACCTACGGGAACACAATGTAAGAAATCAGAGTCCCATCAGGGTGGAAGTTGAGGATGAAAAAAAGCAAGAGCTTTTTCTCATCATTCTAAACTTCCTATTGGCATAAAACTACCTGACTTTAACCGCATGTTTAGACTGAATCCTGAAGTCTTACCAGCTTCAGGATTTTCTCAGCAGCAAGTTTGCAGCATCTGGGGTGCTTGTTAAAGAGTTGGGGAGAGTTGAAAGAATGAAGAATCTTAAAGGTAAGGTTCATCTACTCTGAGaaaaaagtaagagaagaaaCATTCCTATTTCTGTCACTTGTCTTTCCATCCTAGTCACTGATACAGTAGACACGCTCAGTTTACCTGGTAGCAAAAGACTTGCAGGGGCAAAAAACTCATTTTGGACCAAAATATCCACAAGATCACCAACTGTGCAATTTGTGGTGCCCCAGTCAAACAGTAACTCACACGTGGGGCTTTTTCCAATTTGCAGTAATGCTTCAAATCTCCTTAAAGCAAGTAACAGAGAAATAAGATTAGTATGTAAGCAGAGTTAACACATAAGTAttttccagtactcttccctggaaaatcccacggatggaggagcctggtaggctgtagtccatggggtcgtgaagagtcgggcatgactaagtgacttcactttcacttttcactttcatgcattggagaaggaaatggcaacccactccagtgttcttgcctggagaaccccagggacaggggagcctggtgggctgccgtctatggggtctcacagagtcggacacgactgaagcgacttagcagcagcagcaggtattatTCCCCTCAATCCCCCTCTTGTCCACAGCACTTCctatgattaaaaaagaaaggtgcAGAAAGAGAGTCAGCAAGAATTACAGAGAACAGGAAAGacaggcagaaggaagaaaagatgctGAAGGTGATAAGTTGACAGACACTGAGTATTTACAGTGGGCTACAGGATGCAAAACATGAACTCATATAATTCTCAAAGACACTGTGAATATCATGCTAATGTACTGAAGAGAAAGCATGAGAGGTAAGCAGTCCACAGTCACACAGCCAATAAACTTGTATacaaactgagattcaaactgaTATCTCACTGAACACACAGGTGTACTCTCAACATACTAAGCTATACTAGTTCCCTACATGACTTATTAACACTGTTAGTCATATGATGTTTAATAAAGCAGGCtgcttaaagaaatagaaaatacatacaCTTGGAGAATTATTCCTTGGATCTTAACTATATTCCATTTCAACTGAAGGAAAAACAGATCAGGTTTTCATGAAAAATGTCTTTATATATAgttggtgagaagttgctgtataacatagggagcccagtctggcactctgtgatgacctagagaggagggatgggggaaaggaagggaggctcaagagggaggggatatatgtataattatgactgatttgcattgtatggcagaaaccaacacaacattgtaaaaattaaaaaaacataaataaaaaagaaaaaaactatcaaTAGTTttgaaagtaatatttaaaaacctAGAAAACTTAGCTCTCcctgttttttcctgaaaattggtttatttcaaaaaatttcaaacctACAGAGAAGTTGAAAGGAAAATACCATGAGCAACCACCTAGATTCACCGAATGACCAGGTAATGTTTAACTGTGTTTATGCCTTCGCCCTCTCCCTCTTCATCCCTGTGTCTGTGTGCTCACTTTACAGAACTTAGACCAGATGTGTAGTAGAACTCTCACAGTCTAGATTTGTCCAACTAATCTCTCATGATTAAATTCAGATGAAAAACTGTTGGTAAGAACATTACTTAGATGACAATGTGTCCTTTACACTGCACCACATCGGGGGCACATAACGGCAGTCTGTACCAATACTGATGACACCAGCTGGATTACTTGGTTAAGGAAGTGTACTGCAGATTTTTTCTCTGCAAAAGCATCTTTCCCCTTTGCAATTCATAAATCATCTGTGGAATATACTTTGAAATCGTGTGGGTATCTTGTTCATCAACACCCTTTTGCCTTGGGGTTTCAGCACTCGCTGATGAGCCCTCCATAATCAATTACTCACTGGTAGTTGTAAATTGGTAATTTTCTAGTTCTCTTATTCTTTCAATATTTGCTGCCATTATTCTGTAAAGAAGAGTCTTTTCTCCTCATTCCCTCAACTATGCTTTCAgcgttttttttgttttttggctgtgctgtatcgcagtgctcaggcttctccagttgcagtaaacgggctctagagcacatgagCTTAGTAGTTGCTGCACACGTGCTTAACTACTCATGCCTggtatgtgtgatcttagttccccaaccagggatcaaacccacgtcccctgctttggaaggcagattcttaaccactggaccaccacggaagtcccttcTCCCAAGGTCTTTAAGTTAATATCAACAAACTGTCTACAAAAATGGTTTCTGAGGTTTAAATTTAAGCTTCCTCCAAATAATTTAAGATGCTCATCCTTCACATGAGAAAACATTTCCTGGAAGGACTAATATGAAAACTAAGGTTTCAGACTTTTTTTCAGGGTAATGCTGAAAgtcacaaataaatttatttccctTTGCTTCCAGAGACATAttttgacatgagtttgggctgaaataactgacaaaaacaaaatttgtaCTTATATCTCACACTGAATTAAGTACAGACAAATAGAATGGAATTTTTCTGAAGATAGTGTTGAAAAATCCAGGGTAAGAACTAAGAAGTCGATTTACAGATGTATACATGTACAAGCaactttaaaacattaatttgaagaaTTCCCCAAATACACCATTTAAGTGAATTAGAGACTCATACATGAATTTAACTGTAAAAACTTATTTGCAAGATCACAGTATTGACCTGGCTGATATATTGGAGAATGAAGCAAAAgttgcaacaaaaaaaaaaaaaaaaaaaaagaggggggattTATTACTATACCTCCCTTAGAGAGAGGTTTATTTTCTGAACTGCAGCATTAGACAGTATTTGTACCTATTAATCATTCTAAATTGTGAtgtaagaatttaaaaagagaaagatttttatGTTACCTTATGTGAAACTGATTGTATCTATCATCACCAGATGGTTTTTTAATAGCGACTGCTAACTTCTTCCATCCTTCTTGAGGATCAATAAAATCGGACAGCTTTCTAATTAGTCCAAGACTGAGGCAGCGCACGTATGTTGATGCTGTTATGggtttgttcatattttattcctaaaatattgaaaattctcattaaaattttacaGTAGCTTTAGTGATGACATCTATAAGCTTATACATCACACTTTGCTCTAACATAGGAAATGCTGGCAACTTATTACACTGTAATAAAGGAAAACTCCAAGGTCAAGACATTGATATTTTAGTCTTTCTCCACctctaaatattaattaaaaattacaggattatttttttctgacattAATATTTTCTAAGTGAAATTTACAAAAAGGTGCAAAAAGTGtactttttcataaaaattcatGTAAACAATATTCAGgaataaaatgtattatgaaaaatatttttctcaatctGTATTTCTTTACTAGCAAATATTTATGCAACATTCTTTggtagaagtaaaaaaaaaaaaaaagtcctgaaatAATTTGCATTGCATTCAAAGATGGTCTATTCACTACCTTTTATGTAACATGTTCTTCCATGACTCTGCCGCAATTTTTGAGTCCATCAGACTTGCCTGATGACAGTTCATTCCCTACTAAGGTGAACCCTGTGGTTTGCCACCTAACTACTCTTGAGGCAGAACTTTTATTTGCTCAGTCCCCTATTCTTCTGCTACTCCATCCTGGAGAGCTGTAGCTAGAGACAAACCTCACAATTTTTCTTGTATACCAGCACTGCTGAATATAGCTGTGGAGAACGGAGTAACTGAGCAGACTGGTGTGAATATAAATTTAGGGGACCCCTTTTCACTGGGCCTTCAACACTGCTGTTTATCCTTTCACTTGCCTTTGCTCATCTCCCTGAGTGACTATTTCACAACTTTAGCTTTCCCCATAATTTATCTGATTTCAACCTCACTCGTTCTCAGCAGGCCAGTGGCCTTTCCTTCTAATTAATCAAAACAAGTAGATTTAAATACTCTCCTATTAATTACTCTACTGCTCCCttacatacttttattttaaaagggcaATATAATTAACTTGGGAGTAAAGACTAGATTCATGTGGTATGAAATTCAGATGCTACAAAGGGTAAGAAGAAAGAAGTCCTCCTGTGTCTTAGGCTCCATATTGGCAGTCTCTTCTCTGCGGCCTTCTTTGATCACATCTAGGTAGGTCCACCTACTCTCAACCTAATTATCTTTCATCACTGCACAATGTGTTTgtaatcatatatttatttgtttagctgCTTATAATGGTCTCTGCCATTAGACTATAAGCTCCATGAATTCAGAGgtaatgttcattttatttattaatatataactaaTTACTAGCATACCCCAGAAATTGGTATTCAGTATTACAAAGGAATGAATTTCTTGCCCATGCTAGGTGACTTATATATTTCACTTGATCTTCACAGTGACTAAGGCAGGGCTGGCATCTCTATTTCATGAAAGTAGTAAGTGAAAGTTCTTGAACCCAGGGCTGGCATCTCTATTTCATGAAAGTAGTAAGTGAAAGTTAGTTCTTGAACCCATGTCTGACTCCAAATCCATGTCATATATCCCTGTTTCTCTAATTCAATTCATTGTTCATGTCATTCTCTTTTCTAGAAAGACcagtcatttcttttcattcattcatacacttAATAAAGATATATGTCAGGCTTTGCACTAAGTGATGGGAgctacagagaagagaaaatcttTGTTTTCAAGCTTCTCAGTCTAATGGGGGATATAACTACTTACACTCAGTATAAATGTTACAAGAAGTGTTAGCAGTGTCAATGGGGCCCAGAGGAGAAGCATCAAGGAAGGAAGTCTAAAGAGTCTGAAGTCTGAAGACAGATTTGAGTGGGTGGGTAGTTGGGAGGAATGAGAATAAACCCCAAAGGGAATTCCAGGCAGCAGGATTAGCATGGGAAAGCGTGGGTTAGGCTAAGGCCAGGATTTCGGTATGGCTGGACCCTAGGATACGTCATTAAGCAGTAAAATATGAAGTTGGAGAGGTAGGCGGGCCAAGTCATCATGCCCTTCATATACTACAATGGGAAATTCAAGTTTCATACGAAAAGGTACAGGGGAGCCACTGCATGATTTAAGGAAAGGTGGTAAGTGATCTTATTTGGTTAACTGGATTCCTCTGGATAAAACTTGAAGGGGTGCATATTAAGGAAAGAAATCAGTTTGAAAactttataataatctataaaggAAAGTCTTAAGAAAGCATTCAGTCAGGGAATGGAGAAGAAACAGCTTCAAAGATTTGGGAGGGAAACCACAACATTAGAAAGATGGGAAACTGAGGAAAACAAGCTGATTCCTAACTTTTTTGGCTTGGGTAATTATGTAGATGATAGAGGAAATAATATGTCCAGTTCTGCATGCGTGCTTGCTCAGAagtttgcaaccctacagactatactctgccaggcttctctgtccacaggatttttctggcaagaatactggagtgggttgccacatgtTCAGCTCTGGTCAAAGTTAAATGTGAAATATCTACCTCTAGCACCATCTGGGGAAGCTGGCACTAAGTAGCTAAATATACAGTCTGGAGATTAGGATAGAagttttggtaaagaatcctcacaTATGAGCATTCTCACATATTCATATATGAATAGTTGGCTGAAGCAACAAGAAATATGGGCCTGCCTTTTAGGAATATAAAGACTGTgaggaatgaagaagaaaaaaaagaaactttaaaaagagtATTGATAAGTCATGGAAGCTAAGAAAACCAGGAGAGTAGCATAGCAGAGATTTCTAGAATGGGGTATAGATTTGGTATAAAACTCCCTGAGAGATCACATAAATACTGATGGTGTGCTCAATTTGGGAACCAAAAGGCCTCTGGGTGACTTAAGAACAGTTTTGGTGGAGCAATGAGTGTatagtaaaaatacattttccaagAAGACTTTGGGTTCTTCCACAAGCCAACTGTGACTAGCGTCAACAACTCAATTTCTCTGGACTtcggtttcttcatctgaaaaccGGAGATGGTCGTATCTAAGAGTTTCTGTAtagattaaaaatcaaaagatgcCTAATTCTATCAATAATAAGTGATCAAAGAAAATGTAGTGATGATTATTGCAAGGCAGAAGTTATTCTTTTGTcacatttataaaaaagaaatgtgcagAGTTTTATTTAAGCTCAATTTCAAAACAGCAGTGAAAGGCAACCAAAGGAGAGGAAGTGGAAATAAGAGGTCTGAGAACACAGCTAAGCTTTTCATGGTGACTGTCATGTTACTAAGCATAGTATCCTTAATATGCTTATAATCTTCCCAAAATACATTATTCACTCCCATGCTTTCTGCAGTAAAGTACTGTAGATAACCATTTACCTAGATCAAAAGTGGTTGTCCGTTTTTGGACAACCCAACACCATCATTATGAACAAAAGCCTGTGATACCTTCTAGACCTAATAGGTTATACAGGGCTGCCCTTCTCAAAGTGGGATGTTTGCTAATATGCCATAAATCAAACACAATATATTAATACCATCCTCAAAAATCAATTTAACTTAATGGTAAGTAATTTCAaacattttggatatattttttaaaaaccaaaatattattcatttatgaatatttactgaatctcTATTTTGTACTGGATATTGATCCAGGTCCCTGGAGATAAAGcattaggaaaataagaaaaaaaattaactgaattcatggagtgagtgaagtcgctcagtcgtgtccaactctttgtgaccccatggactgtaggagcctaccatgctcctctgtccatgggattttccaggcaagagtgcttaTATTCTAACAGATGAAGATGGGTAATAAACATTTACTCTACAGTACATTGTGCTGTGTTAAGttgctacagtcatgtctgactcttttgtgaccccatggactgtagcccaacaggctcctctgtccatgggatattccaggcaaggatactggagtggattgccattccttctccaggggatcttcccaactcagggacagaacccgagtctcttacgtctcctgcattaacaggtgggtcctttaccactagcgccactgggaAGTCTTTATATGATgccaaatgaaaaggaaaacaaaaaacaaaaaaactgagaaGGGGTTTTAATTTTCAACAGAGTACTCAGAGTAGGCCTCAATAAGGTGCCATGGGATTAAAGGTTTAAGGGAATGAGAAAGCTAGCCACTGGGATATCTGTGGTAAAAGTTTCTGGGCAAAAGGAATAGAGACTGTAAGGGTCTGGAACGGGCTCACTGAGGAACCACAAGGAGACAGACTGGAGAAGAGGGATCAGGAGAGCAGAGTAGAAGAGAGGGGTAATGGGGCCAGTCCCCTAAGGTCCTACTTCATTTTCATCTTCTGAGGGAGATGAGAAGACAGGGGAGATTTTTGAGAAGAGGACAGACACGCTCTATACTTAAAAGGACATCGGGGACTGCTGCGGgaaattattgttgtttaatcgctgTTTAAATTATTGTtgaataaagtatattaaaatgagggcagagaagcaggaagagatCAATTAAGTGAGTACATCAATAATCCAGGTGGGAGGTGCTTGTGGCTTACATCAGAGTGGTAGCAAAGAAGGTAGAATTCCTAGGATGATGGATATTTTCTGAGGTAGAAACCTCAGAAATCACATAGAATCCTGTATGCTACTATGAAGGGTGAGAAGTTGGCACAAAGGTTTCTGGCTTGAACAAGCTTCCTGACCTTTACAATAAGATGGAGAAGACTGTGAAAGGAGCATGTTTAGCCTGGAAGTTCAGGATTTCTGTTTGGACAGGGTTAAGCAAACGTCAAATGAACGTTTAGcatgcaaacaaaagaaaaaagaaatcttaacttTCTGACAGGTCTCTTCAAGGATTACCCCCAGAAAGGGAAAAGGCAAATCTGAATATTCTCTGCTCTCAGCTCTTTAGGCAGAGACGTTTTTGAggcacttgttcagttgctaagtcctgtcccactctgcgaccccaaatagcccaccaggctcctctatcctccactatctctaggaatttgctcaaattcatatccagtgagtcggtgatgctatccaatcatctcttcctctgccaccccttcttttgccttcaatcttccccagcatcccaTCCTAAATGGCTAAAAGGCTTTCTGGGGTTGCTTTTCATCCCTTTGTTCCCTCTCGTTTCCAGGCTGTCGGTACCCTTTCCCCATCTGATAACGTACTGACAATGCCGCTCCACTTTCTGTTTCCTGGAAGCCTGAGAAACCAGCTAATTAGAATCTTGTGGGGGTTCAGAATGCTTTCCACGCGGCCAGCATCTTTGTTGGGCGCTGGTCCTACTTCCTGGTTCCGAGGAAAAGAGATTTCATTTCGTAAACAGGGTTCTCGGAACACACAGCCCGGGAATTGAGAAACTCGAGGCGAGGTCCGACCATCGAGTGACACCTCTCTTCGCCCCACGGTAACTCCACCGGTCCCACCAATTTTCTAATCCCTAGGGACCCACCCAAGTCTTTATCCTGGAGCAGGCGCTGCCCACGCAACCTACTTCCCCTCTAACTTTTCTCACTTGGGCTGAAGAGAAGTCGATTTTCCTTCCTCCACAACCCGGAGGCCGGGGCGCAGACCTCGGACACTTCGCGGAAAAGGTGGCGCGCAAGTCCGGAACCCCTTACCTGCCCGGGCGCAGGGCGCAGGGGCGCACAGGGCGCCGTGGGGCTGAGCCAGAGACCTAAGGACCCAGGTACTACGAAGGGCCGGGGCGTGCCCAATCCGTCAGGTCCCGCCCCCGCCTCGCTCCGCCCCCTTCCTCTTAGTGCTTCCCCCTCGCAGCTCCACTGCATGAAAAATCCCGGAAAGGCGCTTCTTTAAGTAGGAGCCTGTCCCTTTAAATACTCTTCTGTCGGAGACTAGCTAGTTTTTGGTTTCCGGGCATGCGCACGGCGTGGTGCGGAGGAAACCCTTTAGCTGGACTTGAGGTAGACCGGGATGTGCTTCTT
Above is a genomic segment from Bos indicus isolate NIAB-ARS_2022 breed Sahiwal x Tharparkar chromosome 5, NIAB-ARS_B.indTharparkar_mat_pri_1.0, whole genome shotgun sequence containing:
- the IRAK4 gene encoding interleukin-1 receptor-associated kinase 4 isoform X1 translates to MNKPITASTYVRCLSLGLIRKLSDFIDPQEGWKKLAVAIKKPSGDDRYNQFHIRRFEALLQIGKSPTCELLFDWGTTNCTVGDLVDILVQNEFFAPASLLLPDAVPKNVNTLPSKVTVVAVQQKPKPLCGKDRTSVISDENLEQNYVLPDSSSPENTSLEFSDTRFHSFSFFELKDVTNNFDERPISVGGNKMGEGGFGVVYKGYVNNRTVAVKKLAAMVDISTEELKQQFDQEIKVMAKCQHENLVELLGFSSDGDDLCLVYVYMPNGSLLDRLSCLDGTPPLSWNMRCKIAQGAANGLSYLHENHHIHRDIKSANILLDEDFTAKISDFGLARASEKFAQTVMTSRIVGTTAYMAPEALRGEITPKSDIYSFGVVLLEIITGLPAVDEHREPQLLLDIKEEIEDEEKTIEDYVDKKMNDIDSTSIETMYSVASQCLHEKKNKRPDIKKVQQLLEEMTGS